One Fibrobacter sp. UWB2 DNA window includes the following coding sequences:
- a CDS encoding glycosyltransferase family 2 protein, with protein MERNNYKIAILLATYNGGKYIWEQLESLFQQSCKQFHLYVRDDGSSDDTMKIVEQFHGMFPDRVTILKDSQKHRGAAKSFMYLLENVDSEYYMFCDQDDIWLLEKIEKTLARMKEIEKAVAEAPKVVMDGTAAKNVPILVATDLGIVDEQLNLLSESFNKDLKIDVFRKHPELICVRHVVTGCTMMFNRAAKLAALPMSPLATMHDEWVALCVHFKGGVISILDDSTILYRQHTSNTLGAEQARKGFFARAIARAGQKQFFQVAKLLHKDFGLSYLKFLMYKILYSWF; from the coding sequence ATGGAACGGAACAACTACAAGATTGCGATTTTGCTAGCCACTTACAATGGCGGCAAGTACATCTGGGAACAGCTTGAATCGCTGTTCCAGCAATCTTGTAAACAGTTCCATTTGTATGTTCGTGATGACGGCTCCTCGGACGATACGATGAAAATCGTCGAGCAATTTCACGGAATGTTTCCAGACAGAGTTACGATTTTAAAAGACTCGCAAAAGCACAGAGGCGCGGCGAAGTCTTTTATGTATTTGCTCGAAAATGTGGATTCCGAGTATTACATGTTCTGCGACCAGGACGATATTTGGTTGCTGGAGAAAATTGAGAAAACTCTTGCTCGGATGAAGGAAATCGAGAAGGCTGTTGCCGAAGCCCCGAAAGTTGTCATGGATGGAACTGCCGCGAAAAACGTGCCGATTCTCGTAGCGACGGATTTGGGCATTGTCGACGAACAACTTAATTTACTTTCGGAATCGTTCAACAAAGATTTGAAAATTGACGTTTTCCGCAAGCACCCAGAATTAATTTGTGTGCGCCACGTGGTCACCGGTTGCACGATGATGTTCAACCGCGCCGCAAAATTGGCAGCACTCCCGATGTCTCCTCTCGCAACCATGCACGACGAATGGGTCGCCCTTTGCGTCCACTTCAAAGGCGGAGTCATTTCGATTCTCGACGACTCGACGATTCTTTACCGTCAGCACACCAGCAATACGCTTGGCGCAGAACAGGCCCGCAAAGGCTTTTTCGCACGAGCCATCGCACGTGCAGGGCAAAAACAGTTCTTCCAAGTCGCAAAATTGCTCCACAAGGATTTCGGATTATCGTACTTAAAGTTCTTGATGTACAAAATTTTGTATAGTTGGTTCTAG
- a CDS encoding glycosyltransferase family 2 protein, whose product MRRSICMATYNGAKYIKEQLDSIIPQLREDDELIVSDDASKDDTLKIIESYNDPRIKIFHNENHGVAHNFENAMRQATGDLIYFADQDDVWLPGKLDKMEKFLTEGGYDTILCNCSLVDANLNVIKERHYDEKWPMKKSLLRNIINNCWLGACMCFTKQVKDACMPFPPKVVAHDLWVSYYAQKHFKCGYQDEVLQLYRRHENTVSFTGGKSTNSLYFRIAYRAYLAWHILWR is encoded by the coding sequence ATGAGAAGAAGCATTTGCATGGCGACCTACAATGGCGCCAAATACATCAAGGAACAGCTGGACAGCATTATTCCGCAGCTTAGAGAAGATGACGAGCTCATCGTTTCTGACGACGCCTCGAAAGACGACACTCTGAAAATCATTGAAAGCTACAACGATCCACGCATCAAAATTTTCCACAACGAAAATCACGGCGTTGCACACAACTTTGAAAACGCCATGCGACAGGCTACGGGTGACTTGATTTACTTTGCCGACCAAGACGACGTCTGGTTGCCGGGCAAGCTCGACAAGATGGAAAAGTTCCTCACGGAAGGCGGCTATGACACGATTCTTTGCAACTGCTCGCTCGTCGATGCCAACTTGAACGTGATCAAGGAACGCCATTACGATGAAAAATGGCCGATGAAAAAATCGCTCTTGCGAAACATCATCAACAATTGTTGGCTCGGCGCTTGCATGTGCTTTACCAAACAAGTGAAAGACGCTTGCATGCCGTTCCCGCCGAAAGTTGTCGCGCATGATTTGTGGGTCTCGTATTACGCACAAAAGCATTTCAAGTGCGGCTACCAAGACGAAGTTTTGCAGCTTTACCGCCGTCACGAAAACACAGTCTCGTTCACGGGCGGCAAGAGCACGAACAGCCTCTATTTTAGAATCGCATACCGCGCTTACCTCGCGTGGCATATCCTTTGGCGTTAG
- a CDS encoding glycosyltransferase — MKICITLATYNGEKYLAQMLDSLVAQTKPADVIIAVDDGSKDSTCEILESYKDKLPLEITKFEKNRGHRASFSTALEKASKLLADDDLIFLADQDDIWLPNKLEVMSQKIGDSSMIFGDAEIIDGDGVVTESSWRKKACIVEHLSQQALLTGYTNVTGCMVAFKARLLKTALPIPQEVPVHDQWITLCATAENGYRAIADKVIQYRIHGNNAIGEGNKTWSEKLQTNLQWAKAVKGSNLFEKLPDESRRFLDKFILFLELRFSHAFLSPLWFPWILKNARNIYPQVHSAPKMIARILFSFVGVSTAKKFFNKK, encoded by the coding sequence ATGAAAATTTGCATCACACTCGCAACTTATAACGGAGAAAAGTATCTCGCGCAGATGCTTGATTCTTTGGTCGCGCAGACAAAACCTGCCGATGTTATAATAGCAGTGGATGACGGTTCCAAAGATTCTACATGCGAAATTTTGGAAAGTTATAAAGACAAGCTCCCGCTAGAAATCACCAAGTTTGAAAAGAACAGAGGGCACCGCGCATCGTTTTCGACTGCATTGGAAAAGGCAAGCAAATTACTCGCTGACGACGACTTGATTTTCCTTGCCGACCAAGATGACATTTGGCTCCCGAATAAATTAGAAGTGATGAGCCAGAAGATTGGCGACAGTTCCATGATTTTTGGCGATGCCGAAATTATCGATGGAGACGGAGTCGTCACAGAATCATCGTGGCGAAAGAAGGCGTGCATTGTTGAGCACTTGAGCCAGCAAGCGCTTCTTACAGGCTACACGAATGTAACCGGTTGTATGGTTGCTTTCAAGGCAAGGCTTTTGAAGACTGCGCTACCGATTCCGCAAGAGGTCCCCGTACACGACCAATGGATTACGCTTTGCGCAACCGCAGAAAATGGTTACCGAGCTATCGCAGATAAAGTTATTCAGTACCGCATTCATGGCAACAACGCCATCGGTGAAGGCAACAAAACTTGGAGTGAAAAGCTCCAGACGAATTTGCAATGGGCAAAGGCAGTCAAAGGCTCGAACCTTTTCGAGAAACTGCCAGACGAAAGCCGCCGATTCTTGGACAAGTTCATTCTGTTCTTGGAATTACGCTTTAGCCATGCGTTTTTATCGCCGCTATGGTTCCCTTGGATTTTAAAGAACGCCCGTAATATTTATCCGCAGGTTCACAGCGCCCCCAAAATGATTGCACGAATTCTGTTCTCGTTCGTGGGCGTCTCGACCGCCAAAAAATTTTTCAATAAGAAATAA
- the nudC gene encoding NAD(+) diphosphatase, which produces MIHEITPHKFDNEFKDIAPKPTDYLIFFNGEQTLFKKAGDNFAIPRVSEFPQCECHYLISIDGDAYFLCNTNLPEIPEGYEFRGNRTFRTLESHLERLGGATSAHIAKWESLNKFCGKCGCLMKRGLKERSMICPSCKNTVYPKISPVVIVAVHNGNELLMARNLDNPDKTRMFLISGFVEIGESLEQAVKREVLEEAGVRVKNIKYFGSQPWPFSESLISGYTAELDGDSTIHMQEAELACATWVKREDIPEYDTSVSISSCLIENFRSGYTIKE; this is translated from the coding sequence ATGATTCACGAAATTACTCCGCACAAGTTTGATAACGAATTTAAAGACATTGCACCGAAGCCCACCGATTACTTGATTTTTTTCAATGGCGAACAAACGCTTTTCAAAAAGGCTGGCGACAACTTCGCCATTCCGCGTGTGAGCGAATTCCCGCAATGCGAATGCCATTACTTGATTAGCATCGACGGTGACGCTTATTTCTTGTGCAATACAAACTTGCCAGAAATTCCAGAAGGTTACGAGTTCCGCGGCAATCGTACGTTCCGCACGCTTGAAAGCCATTTGGAACGTCTCGGTGGTGCCACGTCGGCACACATTGCTAAGTGGGAAAGCTTGAACAAGTTCTGCGGTAAATGTGGATGTCTCATGAAGCGAGGGCTCAAGGAACGCTCCATGATTTGCCCCAGCTGCAAGAACACCGTCTATCCCAAGATTTCGCCGGTCGTGATTGTCGCTGTTCACAATGGCAACGAGCTTTTAATGGCTCGCAATTTGGACAATCCGGACAAGACGCGCATGTTCCTCATTTCGGGATTTGTGGAAATTGGCGAATCCCTCGAACAGGCAGTCAAGCGCGAAGTTCTTGAAGAAGCAGGCGTTCGCGTGAAGAATATCAAGTACTTTGGCAGCCAACCGTGGCCGTTCTCGGAATCGCTCATCTCGGGCTACACAGCCGAACTTGATGGCGATTCAACCATTCACATGCAAGAGGCGGAACTCGCTTGCGCCACTTGGGTCAAACGCGAGGACATTCCCGAATACGACACGAGCGTGAGCATCAGCAGTTGCTTGATCGAAAACTTCCGCTCGGGATATACGATTAAGGAATAA